A genome region from Arthrobacter sp. SLBN-100 includes the following:
- a CDS encoding MSMEG_4193 family putative phosphomutase — translation MPSRALLAPGRTLLLLVRHGETPTTGKVLPGRAPGLHLSERGLAQAERVSERLTGLPVGAIYSSPLERTTETAAPTASRAGLPLNHDDGLIECDFGDWTGEALADLAALPQWQGVQYSPSTFRFPNGESFTQMQARMVGALELLRAAHPGAVVVCFSHADPIKAAVAHAMGTHLDLFQRIMISPASVSAIEYVEGRPPAVLMVNSTAEPLSGLRAP, via the coding sequence ATGCCTTCGCGTGCGCTCCTGGCGCCCGGGCGGACACTCCTTCTACTGGTGCGCCACGGGGAGACGCCTACCACCGGGAAGGTGCTGCCCGGCCGTGCGCCGGGACTGCACCTCTCCGAACGGGGCCTTGCCCAGGCTGAACGGGTCTCCGAACGCCTCACGGGTTTGCCCGTGGGCGCCATCTACTCCTCACCCCTGGAGCGGACCACTGAGACTGCTGCCCCCACCGCATCCCGCGCCGGCCTGCCGCTGAATCACGACGACGGGCTGATCGAATGCGACTTCGGCGACTGGACGGGCGAGGCACTCGCCGACCTGGCAGCCTTGCCGCAGTGGCAGGGCGTGCAGTACAGCCCGTCGACGTTCCGCTTTCCCAACGGGGAAAGCTTCACGCAGATGCAGGCAAGAATGGTTGGCGCACTTGAGCTGCTGCGCGCCGCACATCCCGGCGCCGTCGTCGTATGTTTCTCCCATGCCGACCCCATCAAGGCCGCCGTGGCGCACGCCATGGGCACGCACCTGGACCTGTTCCAGCGGATCATGATCAGCCCTGCTTCGGTGTCGGCCATCGAGTATGTGGAGGGCCGTCCGCCAGCCGTGCTGATGGTGAATTCGACGGCGGAACCCCTGAGCGGGCTGAGGGCGCCATGA